The Nicotiana tabacum cultivar K326 chromosome 14, ASM71507v2, whole genome shotgun sequence genome contains a region encoding:
- the LOC107823507 gene encoding ATP-dependent RNA helicase-like protein DB10 isoform X2, giving the protein MAVVTASSAGPSYAPEDPTLPKPWKGLVDGTTGFIYFWNPETNDTQYERPVPSSHAVSAPAHKSSVFVSSSVEKPSQGQRYDPDGGHNRGSNNKIARSSSDHFHDGTSVHEGYGSLGVGSDISQESYCRRNEISVTGGDVPAPLTSFEATGFPSEIVREMHQAGFSAPTPIQAQSWPIALQGRDIVAIAKTGSGKTLGYLMPAFVHLQHRRKNPQLGPTILVLSPTRELATQIQAEAVKFGKSSRISCTCLYGGAPKGPQLRELSRGVDIVVATPGRLNDILEMRRVSLGQVSYLVLDEADRMLDMGFEPQIRKIVKEVPVQRQTLMYTATWPKGVRKIAADLLVNSVQVNIGNVDELVANKSITQYIEVVLPMEKQRRVEQILRSKEPGSKIIIFCSTKKMCDQLSRNLTRNFGAAAIHGDKSQGERDYVLSQFRTGRSPVLVATDVAARGLDIKDIRVVINYDFPTGIEDYVHRIGRTGRAGASGLAYTFFSDQDSKHALDLVKVLEGANQCVPTELRDMASRGGGMGRARNHWGSGPGGRGGRGGPYNSSYVGRNGGHGYDRGSRDRYGHGTHNADAPRKRSRSRSPNIGSGWSGKKSRFTD; this is encoded by the exons ATGGCTGTTGTAACTGCATCTTCCGCTGGTCCAAGTTATGCACCAGAAGACCCTACCCTCCCCAAACCTTGGAAAGGCCTAGTTGATGGTACGACTGGATTCATCTACTTCTGGAATCCAGAGACCAACGATACCCAATATGAGAGGCCTGTTCCCTCTTCCCATGCAGTGTCTGCTCCAGCACATAAGTCATCTGTATTTGTAAGTTCATCTGTTGAAAAGCCTTCTCAAGGTCAACGCTATGATCCAGATGGTGGACACAACAGAGGTAGCAATAACAAG ATTGCAAGAAGCAGTTCTGATCATTTTCATGATGGAACATCTGTCCATGAAGGCTATGGTTCTCTAGGTGTAGGAAGTGACATATCTCAAGAATCCTACTGCCGCCGCAATGAAATCTCTGTTACG GGAGGTGATGTTCCTGCACCTTTGACATCATTTGAAGCGACTGGGTTTCCTTCAGAGATTGTGAGGGAG ATGCATCAAGCTGGGTTTTCGGCTCCTACTCCAATACAGGCACAATCCTGGCCCATTGCCCTTCAGGGCCGTGATATAGTGGCTATTGCGAAGACTGGGTCTGGCAAAACTCTGGGTTACTTGATGCCTGCCTTTGTTCATCTACAACATCGTCGCAAGAATCCTCAATTAGGCCCAACTATTTTGGTACTATCACCAACAAGAGAATTAGCCACGCAGATACAAGCTGAAGCAGTGAAGTTTGGGAAATCGTCAAGGATATCCTGCACG TGTCTGTATGGAGGTGCACCAAAAGGTCCTCAACTACGGGAGCTGAGTAGGGGTGTAGATATTGTCGTCGCCACTCCTGGTCGTTTGAACGACATCTTGGAGATGAGAAGAGTTAGCCTTGGTCAAGTTTCTTACTTGGTGTTAGATGAAGCGGATCGTATGCTGGACATGGGATTTGAACCTCAGATAAGGAAGATTGTGAAGGAGGTGCCTGTGCAGAGGCAAACACTGATGTATACAGCTACATGGCCGAAGGGGGTTCGTAAGATTGCTGCTGATCTATTGGTTAATTCAGTTCAAGTTAATATTGGAAATGTTGATGAGCTTGTTGCAAACAAGTCTATCACGCAG TACATTGAAGTCGTGCTGCCGATGGAGAAACAACGGCGAGTAGAACAAATCTTGAGATCCAAAGAACCAGggtcaaaaatcattattttctgTTCAACAAAGAAAATGTGCGACCAACTATCTCGCAATCTTACTCGCAATTTTGGAGCAGCCGCAATTCATGGGGATAAATCTCAGGGTGAGAGGGATTATGTATTAAGCCAGTTTCGCACTGGCAGGTCTCCTGTGCTTGTGGCTACTGATGTTGCTGCGCGGGGTTTGGACATCAAAGATATCAG GGTGGTGATAAACTATGACTTCCCAACTGGAATAGAAGATTATGTCCACAGAATTGGTAGAACAGGCCGGGCAGGAGCATCTGGTCTGGCCTACACATTTTTCTCCGACCAGGATTCTAAGCATGCTTTAGATCTTGTTAAAGTTTTAGAAGGTGCAAATCAATGTGTGCCAACTGAGCTACGTGATATGGCTTCTCGCGGTGGTGGTATGGGAAGGGCTAGGAATCACTGGGGTTCTGGCCCAGGTGGACGTGGAGGACGTGGTGGACCCTATAATTCCAGCTATGTTGGACGGAATGGAGGACATGGTTATGACCGGGGATCACGTGACAG ATATGGTCATGGTACCCACAATGCGGATGCTCCACGGAAGCGCAGTCGTAGCAGAAGCCCCAATATAGGTTCAGGATGGAGTGGTAAAAAGAGCCGGTTTACTGATTGA
- the LOC107823507 gene encoding ATP-dependent RNA helicase-like protein DB10 isoform X1 — protein sequence MAVVTASSAGPSYAPEDPTLPKPWKGLVDGTTGFIYFWNPETNDTQYERPVPSSHAVSAPAHKSSVFVSSSVEKPSQGQRYDPDGGHNRGSNNKIARSSSDHFHDGTSVHEGYGSLGVGSDISQESYCRRNEISVTGGDVPAPLTSFEATGFPSEIVREMHQAGFSAPTPIQAQSWPIALQGRDIVAIAKTGSGKTLGYLMPAFVHLQHRRKNPQLGPTILVLSPTRELATQIQAEAVKFGKSSRISCTCLYGGAPKGPQLRELSRGVDIVVATPGRLNDILEMRRVSLGQVSYLVLDEADRMLDMGFEPQIRKIVKEVPVQRQTLMYTATWPKGVRKIAADLLVNSVQVNIGNVDELVANKSITQYIEVVLPMEKQRRVEQILRSKEPGSKIIIFCSTKKMCDQLSRNLTRNFGAAAIHGDKSQGERDYVLSQFRTGRSPVLVATDVAARGLDIKDIRVVINYDFPTGIEDYVHRIGRTGRAGASGLAYTFFSDQDSKHALDLVKVLEGANQCVPTELRDMASRGGGMGRARNHWGSGPGGRGGRGGPYNSSYVGRNGGHGYDRGSRDSDRYGHGTHNADAPRKRSRSRSPNIGSGWSGKKSRFTD from the exons ATGGCTGTTGTAACTGCATCTTCCGCTGGTCCAAGTTATGCACCAGAAGACCCTACCCTCCCCAAACCTTGGAAAGGCCTAGTTGATGGTACGACTGGATTCATCTACTTCTGGAATCCAGAGACCAACGATACCCAATATGAGAGGCCTGTTCCCTCTTCCCATGCAGTGTCTGCTCCAGCACATAAGTCATCTGTATTTGTAAGTTCATCTGTTGAAAAGCCTTCTCAAGGTCAACGCTATGATCCAGATGGTGGACACAACAGAGGTAGCAATAACAAG ATTGCAAGAAGCAGTTCTGATCATTTTCATGATGGAACATCTGTCCATGAAGGCTATGGTTCTCTAGGTGTAGGAAGTGACATATCTCAAGAATCCTACTGCCGCCGCAATGAAATCTCTGTTACG GGAGGTGATGTTCCTGCACCTTTGACATCATTTGAAGCGACTGGGTTTCCTTCAGAGATTGTGAGGGAG ATGCATCAAGCTGGGTTTTCGGCTCCTACTCCAATACAGGCACAATCCTGGCCCATTGCCCTTCAGGGCCGTGATATAGTGGCTATTGCGAAGACTGGGTCTGGCAAAACTCTGGGTTACTTGATGCCTGCCTTTGTTCATCTACAACATCGTCGCAAGAATCCTCAATTAGGCCCAACTATTTTGGTACTATCACCAACAAGAGAATTAGCCACGCAGATACAAGCTGAAGCAGTGAAGTTTGGGAAATCGTCAAGGATATCCTGCACG TGTCTGTATGGAGGTGCACCAAAAGGTCCTCAACTACGGGAGCTGAGTAGGGGTGTAGATATTGTCGTCGCCACTCCTGGTCGTTTGAACGACATCTTGGAGATGAGAAGAGTTAGCCTTGGTCAAGTTTCTTACTTGGTGTTAGATGAAGCGGATCGTATGCTGGACATGGGATTTGAACCTCAGATAAGGAAGATTGTGAAGGAGGTGCCTGTGCAGAGGCAAACACTGATGTATACAGCTACATGGCCGAAGGGGGTTCGTAAGATTGCTGCTGATCTATTGGTTAATTCAGTTCAAGTTAATATTGGAAATGTTGATGAGCTTGTTGCAAACAAGTCTATCACGCAG TACATTGAAGTCGTGCTGCCGATGGAGAAACAACGGCGAGTAGAACAAATCTTGAGATCCAAAGAACCAGggtcaaaaatcattattttctgTTCAACAAAGAAAATGTGCGACCAACTATCTCGCAATCTTACTCGCAATTTTGGAGCAGCCGCAATTCATGGGGATAAATCTCAGGGTGAGAGGGATTATGTATTAAGCCAGTTTCGCACTGGCAGGTCTCCTGTGCTTGTGGCTACTGATGTTGCTGCGCGGGGTTTGGACATCAAAGATATCAG GGTGGTGATAAACTATGACTTCCCAACTGGAATAGAAGATTATGTCCACAGAATTGGTAGAACAGGCCGGGCAGGAGCATCTGGTCTGGCCTACACATTTTTCTCCGACCAGGATTCTAAGCATGCTTTAGATCTTGTTAAAGTTTTAGAAGGTGCAAATCAATGTGTGCCAACTGAGCTACGTGATATGGCTTCTCGCGGTGGTGGTATGGGAAGGGCTAGGAATCACTGGGGTTCTGGCCCAGGTGGACGTGGAGGACGTGGTGGACCCTATAATTCCAGCTATGTTGGACGGAATGGAGGACATGGTTATGACCGGGGATCACGTGACAG TGACAGATATGGTCATGGTACCCACAATGCGGATGCTCCACGGAAGCGCAGTCGTAGCAGAAGCCCCAATATAGGTTCAGGATGGAGTGGTAAAAAGAGCCGGTTTACTGATTGA